One window of the Camelina sativa cultivar DH55 chromosome 1, Cs, whole genome shotgun sequence genome contains the following:
- the LOC104778252 gene encoding beta-catenin-like protein 1 translates to MEVSNQNRKRKAIDAGHGPPPPAYRGSAGYEASDVDLSLLEALEKSSHNAVEALDLKTLKKLVLSFERRLRDNIAARLKYVDNPEKFADSEVDLHDDLQKLKVLAGAPELYPDLVASNTVPSIVNLLSHENSDIANDVVQLLQDLTDEDALEDNDDQARVLVDALVENNVLELLVQNMNRLSEADPDEATAIYATLTVIENLVEVKPSVAELVCERTKLLRWLLTKIKVREFEGIKQYASEILAILLQNSTVNQKRLGQMNGVDAVLEGVAMYKSKDPKTPDEEEMLENLFDCLCCLLMPLENKERFVNAEGVELMIIIMKQKKYAYGSAIRALDFAMTNYPPACERFVDVMGLKTAFAAFMGKIPLNKSIKRERYKEELEERVISLIASLFAGILRGSRRDRLLSKFVESEFEKIDRLMELYMRYSDRVKSEAERLDQLELDDLELDEDEKYNRKLESGLYSLQLVAVILGHIWCSEHSGMRARIELLLKQQKLSKTDVKQILQEYHDNIGDLDGPEEKERGQARIQLFISAM, encoded by the exons ATGGAAGTCTCAAATCAGAACAGGAAACGGAAAGCAATCGACGCCGGACATGGCCCCCCGCCGCCGGCGTATCGAGGCTCTGCTGGTTACGAAGCTAGCGATGTAGATCTTTCTCTCCTTGAAGCACTTGAGAAGTCTTCGCACAATGCAGTTGAAGCGCTTGatcttaaaaccctaaaaaagctTGTCCTCTCCTTCGAGCGGCGTCTTAGGGACAACATAGCTGCTCGTCTCAAGTATGTTGATAATCCAGAAAAGTTCGCTGACTCAGAGGTTGACCTACACGACGATCTTCAAAAGCTCAAGGTTCTCGCTGGAGCTCCGGAGCTTTACCCGGACCTCGTCGCTTCCAATACGGTTCCTTCGATTGTGAATCTCCTCTCCCATGAAAACTCCGATATCGCCAACGATGTTGTTCAGCTTCTTCAGGATCTGACCGACGAGGATGCCTTGGAGGATAATGATGACCAGGCGCGTGTTTTAGTCGACGCGCTGGTTGAAAACAACGTGCTCGAGCTCTTGGTTCAGAATATGAATCGTTTGTCTGAGGCAGACCCAGACGAAGCCACAGCTATATACGCAACATTGACGGTAATTGAGAATTTGGTGGAAGTGAAGCCTTCTGTAGCTGAATTGGTTTGTGAACGGACGAAGCTATTGCGGTGGCTTCTGACGAAGATTAAGGTGAGGGAATTCGAAGGAATCAAGCAGTACGCGTCTGAGATTCTTGCGATTCTGCTTCAAAACAGCACGGTGAATCAGAAACGGTTAGGGCAGATGAATGGTGTAGACGCTGTGCTTGAAGGTGTGGCCATGTATAAGTCCAAGGATCCTAAAACTCCTGACGAGGAAGAGATGTTAGAGAATCTATTTGATTGTTTGTGTTGTCTCTTGATGCCATTAGAGAACAAGGAGAGGTTTGTGAATGCTGAAGGTGTTGAGCTGATGATTATTATCATGAAGCAGAAGAAATATGCTTACGGTTCTGCAATTCGAGCTCTAGACTTCGCCATGACAAATTATCCACCAGCATGTGAGAGGTTTGTGGATGTTATGGGACTGAAAACAGCGTTTGCTGCTTTCATGGGTAAG ATTCCACTAAACAAGAGTATCAAAAGGGAGAGGTATAAGGAGGAGCTAGAGGAGCGGGTTATTTCACTGATTGCGTCATTATTTG CTGGGATTCTAAGGGGTTCTAGGAGAGATCGTTTGTTAAGTAAATTTGTGGAGAGTGAATTTGAGAAGATTGACCGGCTCATGGAACTGTATATGAG ATACTCTGATAGGGTCAAATCAGAGGCCGAGAGGTTAGACCAGCTTGAGCTTGATGACCTTGAG TTGGATGAAGATGAGAAATATAATCGGAAGCTAGAATCAGGCCTCTACAGTCTTCAG CTTGTTGCTGTTATTCTGGGCCATATATGGTGTTCTGA GCATTCTGGAATGAGAGCGCGGATCGAACTGTTACTGAAGCAACAGAAGCTTAGTAAAACTGATGTCAAGCAGATTCTtcag GAATATCACGACAACATTGGAGATCTTGATGGACCAGAGGAGAAAGAACGAGGACAGGCGAGAATTCAATTGTTCATATCGGCAATGTGA
- the LOC104778106 gene encoding protein DJ-1 homolog D-like isoform X2, with protein sequence MEKSRSVLILCGDYMEDYEVMVPFQALQAFGVSVHTVCPGKKAGDSCPTAVHDFCGHQTYSESRGHNFTLNATFDEVDLSKYDGLVIPGGRAPEYLALTPSVVELVKDFSGSGKPIASICHGQLILAAADMVNGRKCTAYATVGPALTAAGAKWVEPVTPDVCVVDGSLITAATYEGHPVFIQLFVKALGGQITGANKRILFLCGDYMEDYEVKVPFQSLQALGCQVDAVCPEKNAGDRCPTAIHDFEGDQTYSEKPGHTFAVTTNFDGLVSSSYDALVIPGGRAPEYLALNEHVLNIVXNFSGSGKPIASICHGQLILAAADMVNGRKCTAYATVGPALTAAGAKWVEPVTPDVCVVDGSLITAATYEGHPVFIQLFVKALGGQITGANKRILFLCGDYMEDYEVKVPFQSLQALGCQVDAVCPEKNAGDRCPTAIHDFEGDQTYSEKPGHTFAVTTNFDGLVSSSYDALVIPGGRAPEYLALNEHVLNIVIDFMNSEKPVASICHGQQILAAAGVLKGRKCTAYPAVKLNVVLGGGTWLEPDPIHRCFTDGNLVTGAAWPGHPEFVSQLMALLGIQVSF encoded by the exons ATGGAGAAGTCGAGAAGTGTCTTGATCTTGTGCGGTGACTACATGGAAGACTACGAG gTGATGGTCCCGTTCCAAGCTTTGCAAGCTTTCGGAGTCTCCGTCCACACCGTCTGCCCCGGTAAGAAAGCTGGTGACTCTTGCCCCACCGCCGTTCACGATTTCTGTGGCCACcag ACCTATTCTGAGTCACGAGGTCACAATTTCACGCTCAATGCAACATTCGATGAAGTTGACCTTAGCAAGTATGATGGATTGGTTATACCAGGAGGACGTGCTCCAGAATACCTGGCATTGACTCCATCTGTTGTTGAGTTGGTTAAAGATTTTTCAGGCTCTGGCAAGCCCATTGCCTCTATTTGCCATGGGCAGTTGATATTGGCAGCTGCAGACATGGTTAATGGTCGAAAGTGCACAGCTTATGCAACTGTTGGACCTGCTCTTACTGCTGCAGGGGCCAAGTGGGTCGAACCAGTAACCCCGGATGTTTGTGTTGTTGATGGTAGTTTGATTACTGCTGCTACATATGAGGGTCATCCTGTATTTATTCAGCTTTTTGTCAAGGCTCTGGGCGGTCAAATAACTGGAGCTAATAAAAGAATCTTGTTTCTCTGTGGG GATTATATGGAAGACTATGAAGTCAAAGTCCCTTTCCAGTCCCTTCAAGCGTTGGGATGTCAAGTTGATGCGGTTTGCCCAGAGAAGAATGCTGGTGATCGCTGCCCAACTGCAATCCATGACTTTGAGGGTGACCAAACATACAGTGAGAAACCAGGCCACACTTTTGCTGTAACTACTAACTTTGATGGCTTAGTTTCCTCGAGTTACGATGCTTTGGTCATTCCTGGAGGCAGAGCACCAGAATATCTAGCCTTGAACGAACATGTCCTTAACATAGTTATNA ATTTTTCAGGCTCTGGCAAGCCCATTGCCTCTATTTGCCATGGGCAGTTGATATTGGCAGCTGCAGACATGGTTAATGGTCGAAAGTGCACAGCTTATGCAACTGTTGGACCTGCTCTTACTGCTGCAGGGGCCAAGTGGGTCGAACCAGTAACCCCGGATGTTTGTGTTGTTGATGGTAGTTTGATTACTGCTGCTACATATGAGGGTCATCCTGTATTTATTCAGCTTTTTGTCAAGGCTCTGGGCGGTCAAATAACTGGAGCTAATAAAAGAATCTTGTTTCTCTGTGGG GATTATATGGAAGACTATGAAGTCAAAGTCCCTTTCCAGTCCCTTCAAGCGTTGGGATGTCAAGTTGATGCGGTTTGCCCAGAGAAGAATGCTGGTGATCGCTGCCCAACTGCAATCCATGACTTTGAGGGTGACCAAACATACAGTGAGAAACCAGGCCACACTTTTGCTGTAACTACTAACTTTGATGGCTTAGTTTCCTCGAGTTACGATGCTTTGGTCATTCCTGGAGGCAGAGCACCAGAATATCTAGCCTTGAACGAACATGTCCTTAACATAGTTATAGACTTCATGAATTCTGAGAAACCAGTTGCATCTATTTGTCATGGACAACAGATCTTAGCTGCTGCTGGTGTCCTCAAG GGAAGGAAATGCACTGCTTATCCAGCCGTGAAACTGAACGTGGTACTTGGAGGAGGAACTTGGCTAGAACCAGATCCAATCCACAGATGCTTCACTGACGGGAATCTGGTAACTGGGGCAGCATGGCCTGGACACCCAGAGTTTGTGTCACAGCTAATGGCTTTGTTGGGCATTCAGGTTTCATTCTAA
- the LOC104778106 gene encoding protein DJ-1 homolog D-like isoform X1 has product MEKSRSVLILCGDYMEDYEVMVPFQALQAFGVSVHTVCPGKKAGDSCPTAVHDFCGHQTYSESRGHNFTLNATFDEVDLSKYDGLVIPGGRAPEYLALTPSVVELVKDFSGSGKPIASICHGQLILAAADMVNGRKCTAYATVGPALTAAGAKWVEPVTPDVCVVDGSLITAATYEGHPVFIQLFVKALGGQITGANKRILFLCGDYMEDYEVKVPFQSLQALGCQVDAVCPEKNAGDRCPTAIHDFEGDQTYSEKPGHTFAVTTNFDGLVSSSYDALVIPGGRAPEYLALNEHVLNIVIDFMNSEKPVASICHGQQILAAAGVLKGRKCTAYPAVKLNVVLGGGTWLEPDPIHRCFTDGNLVTGAAWPGHPEFVSQLMALLGIQVSF; this is encoded by the exons ATGGAGAAGTCGAGAAGTGTCTTGATCTTGTGCGGTGACTACATGGAAGACTACGAG gTGATGGTCCCGTTCCAAGCTTTGCAAGCTTTCGGAGTCTCCGTCCACACCGTCTGCCCCGGTAAGAAAGCTGGTGACTCTTGCCCCACCGCCGTTCACGATTTCTGTGGCCACcag ACCTATTCTGAGTCACGAGGTCACAATTTCACGCTCAATGCAACATTCGATGAAGTTGACCTTAGCAAGTATGATGGATTGGTTATACCAGGAGGACGTGCTCCAGAATACCTGGCATTGACTCCATCTGTTGTTGAGTTGGTTAAAGATTTTTCAGGCTCTGGCAAGCCCATTGCCTCTATTTGCCATGGGCAGTTGATATTGGCAGCTGCAGACATGGTTAATGGTCGAAAGTGCACAGCTTATGCAACTGTTGGACCTGCTCTTACTGCTGCAGGGGCCAAGTGGGTCGAACCAGTAACCCCGGATGTTTGTGTTGTTGATGGTAGTTTGATTACTGCTGCTACATATGAGGGTCATCCTGTATTTATTCAGCTTTTTGTCAAGGCTCTGGGCGGTCAAATAACTGGAGCTAATAAAAGAATCTTGTTTCTCTGTGGG GATTATATGGAAGACTATGAAGTCAAAGTCCCTTTCCAGTCCCTTCAAGCGTTGGGATGTCAAGTTGATGCGGTTTGCCCAGAGAAGAATGCTGGTGATCGCTGCCCAACTGCAATCCATGACTTTGAGGGTGACCAAACATACAGTGAGAAACCAGGCCACACTTTTGCTGTAACTACTAACTTTGATGGCTTAGTTTCCTCGAGTTACGATGCTTTGGTCATTCCTGGAGGCAGAGCACCAGAATATCTAGCCTTGAACGAACATGTCCTTAACATAGTTATAGACTTCATGAATTCTGAGAAACCAGTTGCATCTATTTGTCATGGACAACAGATCTTAGCTGCTGCTGGTGTCCTCAAG GGAAGGAAATGCACTGCTTATCCAGCCGTGAAACTGAACGTGGTACTTGGAGGAGGAACTTGGCTAGAACCAGATCCAATCCACAGATGCTTCACTGACGGGAATCTGGTAACTGGGGCAGCATGGCCTGGACACCCAGAGTTTGTGTCACAGCTAATGGCTTTGTTGGGCATTCAGGTTTCATTCTAA
- the LOC104778013 gene encoding thioredoxin F1, chloroplastic: MPLSLRLAPSPTALAPSTGGFGPSRRKQCRIPYSGVDTTKIGFCSSLDSWKRRDSSVVVRCSLETVNVSVGQVTEVDKDTFWPIVNAAGDKLVVLDMYTQWCGPCKVIAPKYKALSEKYEDVVFLKLDCNPDNRPLAKELGLRVVPTFKILKDNKVVKEVTGAKYDDLVAAIETARSSSAGSG; this comes from the exons ATGCCTCTCTCCCTCCGCCTCGCTCCGTCTCCGACGGCTTTAGCTCCGAGCACCGGAGGATTCGGTCCATCGAGGAGGAAACAGTGCCGGATCCCTTACTCCGGCGTCGACACGACGAAGATTGGTTTCTGCTCGTCGTTGGATTCTTGGAAAAGAAGAGATTCATCTGTGGTGGTGAGGTGTAGCTTAGAAACCGTGAATGTAAGTGTTGGTCAAGTTACGGAGGTTGATAAGGACACCTTCTGGCCCATCGTTAATGCCGCCGGTGATAAGCTTGTCGTACTTGACATGTACACTCAATG GTGTGGTCCATGTAAGGTGATTGCTCCCAAGTACAAAGCTTTATCAGAGAAGTATGAGGACGTTGTCTTTCTAAAGCTTGACTGCAATCCAGATAACCGG CCATTGGCAAAGGAGCTAGGACTAAGAGTGGTTccaactttcaagatattgaagGACAACAAGGTCGTCAAGGAAGTCACTGGTGCGAAATATGATGATCTGGTTGCAGCGATTGAAACAGCTAGGTCGTCGTCTGCTGGTTCTGGATGa
- the LOC104778340 gene encoding uncharacterized protein LOC104778340, translated as MGFLSNKIPRDEVKPGDHIYSWRQAYVYAHHGIYVGDGQVNHFTRGDGQETGTGTFLDKIVNSSHNHGDNPCPNCGERPNIGGVISSCLDCFLAGGDLYVFEYGVSPAIFLAKPRGGVCTIAPSDPPEEAIYRANFLLRNGFGVYNVFKNNCEDFAIYCKTGLLVANTDVGRSGQAASIVAAGSVLLSSPLRFVAGFGGLAVAGYGMYCASRLISDIGMRWDVSKVPVERLVADVADKSEMEAKPEDKMTT; from the exons ATGGGATTTCTCTCCAACAAAATCCCCAGAGACGAAGTGAAACCAGGCGATCACATCTATTCATGGCGTCAGGCCTATGTTTACGCTCATCACG GAATCTATGTTGGTGATGGACAAGTCAACCATTTCACTCGTGGGGATGGTCAAGAGACTGGAACTGGGACTTTCTTGGACAAGATCGTTAATTCATCCCATAATCATGGAGACAACCCTTGTCCTAATTGCGGAGAGCGACCCAATATTGGCGGTGTCATCTCTTCTTGCCTTGATTGTTTCCTTGCCGGAGGTGATCTCTATGTCTTTGAGTACGGTGTCTCCCCTGCTATTTTTCTTGCCAAACCTCGAGGCGGCGTCTGCACAATAGCACCTTCAGATCCTCCAGAAGAAGCCATTTACCGTGCTAATTTTCTCTTGCGAAATGGTTTTGGTGTGTACAATGTTTTCAAGAACAACTGTGAAGACTTTGCCATCTATTGCAAAACTGGTTTGCTTGTGGCTAACACCGACGTGGGAAGGAGCGGTCAAGCCGCTTCAATTGTTGCAGCTGGCagtgttcttctttcttcaccaCTCAGGTTTGTTGCAGGTTTTGGTGGTCTGGCTGTCGCTGGCTATGGCATGTACTGTGCTAGTCGCTTGATTTCAGATATAGGCATGCGATGGGATGTGAGTAAAGTGCCTGTCGAGAGACTAGTTGCTGATGTGGCTGATAAGTCAGAGATGGAAGCTAAACCCGAAGATAAGATGACCACTTAA